The DNA window ACTCTTGCGATGCTCCTACCAACATCCCTATAATAAGCTTCAGCGACCCTCAACACAGCTTCCTTTTTAGCCATCATACCACCTCCATTTTTAATTTATAAACGGTTTTTCCATTCTCAACCCTTCTCTCAACCAACCCTCTCCTCTCAAAATCTTCGAGGATTTTAGCGACCATCGAATAAGGCAAACCTGTTTTTTCAGCAATACTTTCTACCCTCTCCTCTCCCATTAGAAGTTCGAGAGCCACCATCCTCTCCATTTCGCTCTCAATCGTTCGAGAGATTTCGCTGAGTGCTCTCTCTATAACACTGTCTATGAACTCGCTAACGGATCTTTGTAAAGCGGTTATTTTCCTTTCAATCTCACTTGCCTTTCTTATAAGATCCGAGACAGTCGTTGATTTCTTCTCGAAAAGCTCTCTTATCTCTCTGAAAACCTCGTCAGCTGAAAGGGTATTTTCGCTAACGTTTGTAACAAACCTGTAAGGAGTTATGGTTATTGAGAGGCTAAGAGGTTTTTCTATGTAATAGTACCTTCTCCTTCCTTCCTCAAAGCTCTTCACAATTCCAGCCTTTTCAAGTTTCTCAAGATGCTCCAGCACAACCTTGGGAGCCATTCTGAGCGAGTAAGATATCTCCGAAACGTAGCAAGGTTTTCTCGACAGCAACTCAATTATTCTCCTCCTACTTTCGTTCGCAAGCAACTCAAGCAGCTCTTCCACCCTCATACTCCCTTACCCTCACTGGCAATTAATCTTATCTGGTTACTAACTTTGTGTTAGTAAATTGAATATATAAATTTTTTGGTTGGGTAATAAGAGTTGTGACTTTACCCTCTTCAGAATATTCTTCAGACTACCTGAGTAGCCTCATAGAGTTGAGAATCGCTATCAACGTCACACCAACATCCGCAAACACTGCCTCCCACATTGTAGCAAGACCCAAAGATCCGAGAGCGATAAATATTCCTTTGACCGCCAGCGCAAACGTTATGTTCTGCCATACGATTCTCTGAGTTCTCTTTGAGAGTTTTAGGCTCTCCGACACCTTAGACGGTTTGTCGTCCATCACCACTACATCTGCAATTTCAATTGCCGCATCACTTCCCATCGCTCCCATGGCAATGCCAACATCAGCTCTCGCTATAACCGGAGCGTCGTTTATCCCATCGCCAACAAAGGCAACGCTGTCATACTTCTTTTTGAGTTCTTCTATAACCTCCACCTTTTGCCATGGCATTAACTCTGCGTAAAAATCGTCCACTCCAAGCTCTTTTGCAATCCTCTCAGCGACTCTTTTACTATCACCTGTTACCATCACAACCTTACATCCACTCTTTTTGAGCTCTTCTATCGCTTTCTTGGCATCTTCTTTCGGCTCATCACTCACAATTATGTATCCGGCGTACTTACCATTGACTGCCACATGAACAACCGTCTCGTCTCTAAAGCATTCGTGCTCAACGTTCAACTCGTGCATCATCGCATCGTTTCCAACCGCTATTTTTGTTCCATCTAATTCAGCAACAACACCCCTTCCCGGGATCTCTTTGTGAGATTTCACCTCAGCCCTCACTTCTCCGTAAGCCTCAACGATGCTCTTCGCTATCGGATGGTTGGAGTTTTTCTCAGCAATAGCCGCAAGCTTCAGCACTTCCTCTTCCTTAAATCCGTTCTTTGTAACAATCCCAACGACTTTGAAGGAACCCTTAGTTAGTGTTCCGGTCTTGTCGAAAGCGAAAATTCTTGTTGAGGTTAATCGGTCTACGTAATTCGAACCTTTTACAAGCACACCAATCCTCGCAGCCTTACCAATGGAAGCGAAATAGCTGAGAGGAATGGAAACAACGAGAGCACACGGACACGAGATGACGAGGAGGACAAGAGCTCTGTATATCCAAGGAGAAAATGGTTCGTTAAAAGCTATTGGAGGAATCGTGGATATTACTGCTGCCAAAGCTATAACTGCAGGAGTGTAGTATCTCGCGAATCTCGTTATGAACCTTTCCGCCTTAGCCTTTCTGCTGCTTGCTTCCTCAACGAGTTTAAGTATTTTGGAAACTGCCGATTCGCTGAAGCTTCTCGTTACTTTCACAACAATTAATCCGGAGATGTTTACCATTCCAGAAAGCACTTCATCTCCGACAGCCACATCCCTCGGCTTTGATTCTCCAGTTAATGCGGAGGTGTCAACAACGGAATTTCCTTCCACAATGACACCATCAAGAGGAATTTTTTCTCCCGGCTTCACGACGATTAGATCCCCAACCTTGACTTCCTCCGGCTTCACCCTTCTTACTTCTCCGTTCACTTTGAGATTCGCAAAGGTGGGCTTTATCTCCACCAAAGCCTTGATAGCTCTCCTCGATTTATCAACTGCCAGATCTTGTAGAAATTCTCCAACTCTGAAGAACAGCATTACAGCCACAGCCTCTGGCAGCTCATGGATTGCTATCGCTCCAAGAGTCGCTATGGTTAAAAGGAAATTCTCATCAAAGACGACTTTATTTTTCAAATTCGTAATACCTTTCCAAATAATTTTCCAGCCGACTATGATGTAGGATGTTAGAAGAACAACGTATTCAGCCGGGAAAATTGCATGCAACTGTTCGTTAAATATTGTTCCAATTGCAAACAGAATAGCTGAGGTGAGAATAATTCCAATTTCTCTCTTCTTGTTTACATCAAGTTCCTCTTCTTTTTCAATGCTCTCCAATTCAACCTCCTGTTCCACTTTTTTCACAGTTTCAACAACCTTTTCGTGATCTTCGGCATCAACCACAAGCTCCGATGTGGCAAAGTTGACTGCTGCAAACTTCACACCATCTTGCTTTTTCAACTCCTCCTCTATTTCTAGAGCACAAGTCGCACAGTCCAGATTCTTGAGCTTGTACCTCTTCATTTTCTTCTCTCCTTAATATGCTCCATCGCAACCTTCAAAATTGCCTCAACATGCTCATCGTCGAGGGAGTAGTAGACGTTTCTTCCCGCTCTCCTATACTTCACGATCTTCTTATCCCGAAGAGTCCTGAGTTGATGCGAGATTGCCGAAACTGACAACCCGGTAATTGAGGATAAATCGCACGTGCACAATTCACCGATTGTAAGCGCTAATAGAATCTTGATCCTCGTTGAATCTGCAAAAGCTTCGAGAAACTCGGCTAACTCCACTATTAAGTCATCCTCTGGAAGTTTTGACAGTACTTCTTCCACCTGCTGGTTGTTAAAGCTCTTACAGGTCGGAACACTTCTATCCATATTTGAGCAATTGCTCAAATATCATATAAATGTTGTCCCCAAATGATTCTCAGTGCGACGAAAACGTGAGCTAAAACTAAGCCGATGATGCATGAAATTTCGTTTGCCAAAAAAGTTAACGCAGCCACTCTTGCACCAGTTTTATACCCGAAAAGGGATATGTTTAGAGGTACGGTGTACCTAACAGCTTCTACAGCCCTGTGCAATGCTAACGCTACAAAAAGGAGAATCAAAACTACCTCTTCGTTCAACTTACCTTCCGAAAGAAGCGAACCAGCCACACCAAACCCAGCTAATGTGCTTCCAGCTCCAGCTAAAATTAGCATCGATCTCTCGTCGATAGGTGTAAAATTGTCCGAGTTTATTAAAAAAGCCGTGAGGAGGACAGTTAAAGAGATTATTAAAGAAACTCTGAAAAACGTTTTTAAAGCGAAGAGTAAAGAACTGAATACTGGTTGCTCGTTTCTATAGTCCATTATTGTTTCAGTTGACATAGTGATTTTTCTGCCAAAACTGTAGGCAATTCCAGCTATGATAAATTTCGAAAGTAGCTCTATTGTCAGAAACGAAACTCCGAGTTTGAAGCCAAGGGTGGAAATAGACACTGGAGCGAGGGTTAAAAAAGTGCTACGAATTGATAGCGGTAATAGACCCAATACTGACGCTATAACAACTTCTTTTTCATTGATAACTCCCTTTTTGTACATTTCTGCCAGAACGGATAGACCAACTGCTTTATCTGCGAAAAATGCAGCCACCGCAGCACTACTTCTAATTTTAAAAAACTTTACAGAGTATTTTGTAATGTGGCGAAAAATCGGTGAGGAGATTATCAAGCTTCCCGCAAGTATTCCGAGAAAAATTCTCGGTAGAATTGTTTGAAGTACAAGCACGGCTTCACCGATCACTTTTTCACTCACTTCTTCAACATAAAACGATTTTCAAATAAGTTTTTCCAAAATTTCAAATTACTATAACATAAATTGCTACGTAAATTTAAAATCAAACATTGTTAGTGTTAAGGTAATGCCTCAGTAATGTTTATATTCAATTAGTTGGATAAATCGGTGATGATGTGTCCGCATTGCAAATCGATAAAAACTGTGAAAATGGGCTGTTATTACACGAAATCTGGTGAGAGGAGGCAGAGATACAAATGCAAGAGCTGCGGGAGAACTTTCGTTTTGAATCCGATAAAGCCGAGGAATTATCCCGAGGAATTTAAGGAGATGGTAGTTAGAGCTGTTGTGAAGGAGGGTGTAGGGATAAGACAAGCGAGCAGAATTTTCAAGCTTTCTCCTAACACTGTGACAGCTTGGGTAAGAGAATTTTCTAAAAAAAGACCTGAGAAATGAGATTAGATCGGAAAAGCCTGTTATCGAGTTAGATGAAGCTTGGAGTTTTGTTAAGAAAAAGGAAAACGAAATCTGGATTTGGATTGCTTTAGAGAGAAATTCCCGAAAAATAATAAGTTATGCAATAGGAGATCGTTCTGTGGATACTTTCAAGAAATTGTGGGACGGAATTGGCGATGAAATAAAGCGGAAAGCAATTTTCTACACGGATCGCTGGGACGCTTATAATTTGATTCCTTACAGGCAGAGAATCGTAAGAAGAGGAGGAACGAACCACGTTGAAAGGTTATTCTTAACTCTGAGAAATGATAATCCGAGATTCGCAAGAAAATCAATCAGATTCTCAAAATCCTCGGAAATGCTCGAAAATTCTTTTAAATTGTGGATTCATTACTATAATTTATCAACATTATAGTGACACTACCAGTGTTAAGAATAGAAAAACTTTTAAGAAATTTGATGTAGCCATTGTAAATGATCGACATAAAAGAAGAAATAAGAAGGTACTGGGACTACAGGAGCAGGGATTACGACCTTTCTCCCGGACACTCGGGTTTGCCGGAGGTGTGGAAAGAGGTTTTAGCGGAAATTTTCGAAGACAAAATGAGAATTTTGGACGTTGGCACGGGAACCGGTTTTTTAGCAGTAATACTGGCTGAGCTCGGTCACGAGGTTGTTGGAATTGACATATCTGAAGAAATGCTAAAAGTGGCTCGAAGAAAGGCGGTAGATAAAGGAGTTCGTATTGACTTTAGAGTTGGTGATGCCGAAAATTTGCCTTTTGATGACGAAGAATTCGATGCAGCAGTATGTAGACACGTTCTTTGGACTTTACCAAACCCGGAAAGAGCGATAAGTGAATGGAAGAGAGTCGTGAAAAAAGGAGGTAAAGTTGTCATCATAGATGGAAATTGGGAACACGGAATTCTCGCTACGCTAAAAAGACTTTTGGGAAAAGCGGGAATGGTAATTTTTGAAGGAAAGCTTCCAAAAAACAATTCTTACAGCAAGGAAGTTAAGAAAGCACTCCCATGCTACGGATCTCTGACTGAAGAGAAAGTATTTGAGCTCATGAAAAAGGCGGGATTGTCGAGAATTTCCATCAGAGATTTAACTTGGATAAGGAAGTTGATTCTCAAAAATAGACCGGCATATTACAGATTCGCTTGGAGCGGTAAATCGTACTTTTTGGCTGAAGGTGTAAAGGAGGTGTAAAGCTTTGAAGAAAATTGGAGTTTTTGTTCTATTATTGCTTGTTTTAGCATCCGGCTGTGCTCAGAAGGAGGTAAAAAAGGTCGAAGAAAGGAAAAGTGTAATTGTAGAGGATCTGATGGGAAGGAAAGTTGAGGTAAAGGTTCCGGTGGAAAGAGTAGTCATTACGTTTAACGTCGAAGAGTACGTGGCTGTGGGAGGTGTCGATGCTCTTAAGAAGATAGTCGGTTGGAGCAAATATTACTGGGAGGGCAGAAGACCAACGGTCTGGAAAACGTATATCGAAAGGTATCCATGGATCGACGAGATTCCCGACGTTGGCTACCCTTGGAAGGGTACGTTCAGCGCTGAAAAGGTAATCGAGCTGCAACCGGATGTTGTTATAATGTCGAAGGAGCAGTACAAATACGTAAAGGACGATATAGCAAAACTTGAAAAAGCGGGAATTCCGGTTGTCTTCATAGATTATTACAGACCTTTCAACATATCTACCCACGAAAAAAGCACGTTAATTCTTGGTAAGTTGCTTGGAAAAGAGGAGAGGGCGAAAGAGCTAATTGAACACTACAAAAAAGAAGTTGAAGGCGTTCTAAAAAGGCTAAGTGAGATTGAGAAAACCTACGAAAGACCGAAAGTTCTCCTTCTCGGGAAGGGGTGGACGAGTTATGGAAGCAAGCACTACAGAGGGGAGATGATCGAATTTGCCGGAGGAAGAAACATAGCTTCAGAAGTTCTTGAACAGTCTGGAGAGATAAGTCCGGAATACGTTCTGAAAGAAAATCCAGACGTTGTAATTTTCATAGGAAAGAAGGGATGGAACGTAGATCTCGGATACGGAATTGACAGAGAATTGGCGGAGAGGATGCTTGAAGAGCAAATCAAACGACCCGGCTGGGAAAATCTGAATGCTGTTAAGAACAAGAGAGTTTACGCGATCCACATATACTTCGTCCACGGACACATTTTCGATTTTGTGGCTTTGCAGTATTTTGCCAAGTGGTTTTATCCAGAGGAGTTCAAGGATTTAGATCCGGAAAATTCCTGGAAAGAGTTTCACGAGAAGTTCCTGCCAGTAGATTACAGCGGAACCTGGGCTGTGAAGCTGGAGTAATATGTCGGATGTGGCAGAGATCTACTCAAAAATCGTTCAAAAACGTTTTTTATTTATTTTCCTGTTTTTAATTCTCTCTTCGCTAATATCCCTTGTAAACTTAATCGTTGGTCCAGCTAAACTGAGCGTTCTTGAAATTCTCCAGAGCTTGACTTCCCCAAGCAAGAATACTGCGAGCGTTGTTGTGTGGGAATACAGACTTCCATGGACGCTTATGGCGATCCTCGTTGGAGGTGCCCTCGGATTGGCTGGTTTACAAATGCAGACTATCTTAAACAACCCGTTAGCAAGTCCGTACACTCTTGGCATATCTTCGGGAGCTGGATTTGGGGCTGCATTGGCTTACGTGCTTGGAATTCACATTATAGCTGTTCCATCGGAGTTCATCGTTCCGATAAACGCTTTCGTTTTTTCTTTTCTCACGTGCATGCTGATATTGCTCATTGGGAAGGTGAGAGGGTTCACAAGCGAGACGCTTATTCTCGGAGGAATAGCGATCTCTTTTATGTTCCAGTCTTTATTAGCACTGCTTGAATATTACGCAAGCGAAGAAGCTCTTCAGGCGATAGTCTTCTGGCTTTTCGGGAGTTTAACTAAAGCATCCTTGCTTAAAGCTCAAATAGTGGCGGTAGTTTTGGTTGCGGTGACAATTCTGCTCCTCTTCAGATCCTGGAAAATTACAGCTTTGAGACTGGGGGAGGAAAAAGCGAAATCTCTTGGTGTTGACGTGGAGTCGTTGAGAGTGGAAATTCTGCTCTACGTGTCAATTCTTACGTCTGTAGCGATATGTTTTGTCGGCATAATTGGTTTTGTCGGACTCGTCGCTCCGCACATTGCAAGAATCCTTCTCGGAGAGGATCAGAGGTTTTTGATTGTTGGATCAATCTTATGCGGTGGATTAATTCTTTCCGCCGGAGCGGTTGTCAGTAAAACGATCGTTCCTGGAGCGATATTCCCGATAGGAATAATAACGTCGATGCTCGGGATACCTTTCTTCTTATTCCTCGTATTGAAAGGGAGGAGGGAGATATGGTAGTCGTTGAAGTAAAAGACGTTAAATTCGGTTACAATTCCTCGGAAGAGATTTTAAAAGGAGTTAGCTTTAAATCGAATCCGGGAGAAATAACCGCCGTAATAGGTCCGAACGGGGCTGGCAAGTCGACTCTTTTGAAAATAATAGCGAAAATCCTAAAGCCTAAATCTGGAACGGTGCTATTTGACGGAAAAAATCTGAGTAGAGAAGAAACGACAAAAATCGTAAGCTACTTGCCGCAGGAAAGTTCAATTCCCGGAATTTTGACAGTTTTCGAAGCTGTTCTCCTCGGAAGACTTCCACATTTGTCGTGGAGAGTAAAGAGAGAAGATCTTGAGATTACGAAGAACGTTCTTACCGAACTTAGGCTTGAGAGGTATGCGGAAAGATATACCAATCAGTTAAGTGGGGGAGAAAGACAGATGGTGCTTATAGCTCAAGCTCTCGTAAGAGAGCCGAAAGTTCTGCTTTTAGACGAGCCTGTGTCGAATTTAGACATGAGAAACCAGCTTGAGATACTCGAACTCATCAGAAGGTTCTCCAAAGAAAAGGAAATTTCCACCATCGTAATTTTACACGATCTAAACTTGGCAGCGAAATATGCAGATAAAATAGTATTACTAAATAATGGAAGTGTTCGGGCGTATGGAGGTGTAAAATCCGTGCTTCGTCCAGAAGTTTTGGCTGAAGTTTACGGAGTTGAAGTTGACATAATAAGCTCGAACGATGATAGTATTCGGGTTTTTCCGATAAAACCACTTTCGGATTTTCGCGGTGAAAGGATTAAAGTTTTGTAGGAAAAATTCATAGCTCTTTTATGATGAGTAGAAGAACGTTTTTAAAAAGCACGCTGGCGATTTTACTTTCTAGCTGCGTTACGAGAAAATCTGAAAGTAAGATTGAAGAGAGAACGATTACAGAATTCCCGAAAGCTAAAGATTCGAAAGTTTACGTCGTAAAAACTGAAAATAGAGAATACGGAGTTGAAAAACTCCTCGAAAACTTTGACCTCGAAGGTATTAAAGAATCGAGAGTGGCGATAAAAGCGAACTACAACAGCGCCGATCCTTTTCCAGCTACAACTCATCTAAAAACGCTATCGGCAATAGTAGATAAGCTAAAAGAGTTGAAAGCGCAAGTGATACTCGCTGAGCGAAGCGGAATGGGGGAAACAAGACGAGTTCTCGAAGAAATGGGCGTTATTAGCCTCGCTGCAAAAAAAGAGTTTGACGTTGTCGTTCTCGATGATCTAAAAGCCGAAGATTGGGTGAGAGAAAAATTCGAGGGAATGAACTGGAAAAGAGGCTACTTGTTTCCAAGAGTTTTTAAAGAAAGTGCAGTCGTTCAAACCTGCTGCTTGAAAACCCACAGATTCGGGGGACACTTCACGCTATCGCTGAAAAACAGCGTCGGGATGGTGGCGAAATTCGATCCCCTCGACGGATACAACTACATGGCTGAACTTCATTCGTCGAAGAACATGAGAAAGATGATTGCAGAAATCAACGTCTCGTATCAACCAGAGTTCGTAGTTCTCGACGCTATCAAAGGTTTTTCTACCGGTGGTCCAGAAACCGGATCGATTATAGAGCCGAAACTCATGATAGCAAGTAGAGACAGAGTTGCCGTTGACGCTGTGGGAGTAGCCATTCTCAGAATCTACGGAACGACGAGAGAAGTTTCGAAGGGAAGCGTTTTCGAACAGGAGCAGATAGCGAGGGCGGTTGAGTTAAACCTGGGAGCAAAATCTCCAGAAGATATCGAGCTAATACCGCTGAACAGAGAAGCTGAAGAGATGTGCGAGAAAATTGAAGAGATGTTGAAGCAAGTGTAGATATACTGCGAAGATTTCACGGATTTTTCTTATAAGAAGAGACCATTATTGCAAAACTAACACTCGCTGTTAGCTATGGTCTACTTTTTCTCAAGAGCATGACTTTGTATAATAAAATGTCACCATCAGTCTTACGAATCTAAGACACCTCGATGACTGTCATGCAAACCCTTCTGAAGAAGTTGTAAGATAGGTTAAATGCAATTCGCTAGTAACTCAGAGTGATCTTTAATTTAATTCTCTATCCAGCTTAACTTTTTCTTTAACACTTGTTCTCGAAAGTAGCTTTTATATCTTTCTTAAACTCATCAGTCGTCCAAGATTCATTATAATAGTACTTGATCCTAAGTCCGTACAAGCCAGCGACTGCAAGCAGAAGGATTATCGTAGGTATTTCAGCGTTGTGTTCTCCTCTGTACAGGCTTACGAGAAGGTCTTCTATTTCCTTTTTTAGCTCCTTATACTACTCATCTGTGTTCTTCTGTGCCAAATTTTAGACTCCCGCATTCGTAACACTCAATTTCGAAAGTGCTTTCCTCTTCTCCTCCAATATCTTCCCTTCCAGCGAAACCGTTGCACATGTACTTCTTAATCACTTTAGCATAAACTTCAAAAGTTAAACCCAACAAAACAGGATTCCCATAAAAAAACACATCCAGTAGGTTGTCAGGCAACCCGAACAAAAATACTCCTTATATCAACTATAGACTATCAGAAAATTACTTTTTAACTTTATTTGGAGTCTTGATTCATAGATATCTATTGAACAGTTTACATAACCTCATCTAAATCAGAAATCGGAGAATAAATAACCCTTTGTGATCATTTCCTTTAAGATTTGACTAGCTCCCTCTTTAGAGATTATATTCTTTTCAATGCAGCGAACTAAAACACCGATGGTTCCAGATACAGGAACTCCTAAAATATTTGCAAATTTTCTCGCATCCGAATCATCTGTTAGAAATTTCATGTTGCGGTTCTTCGCAATGGCTAAGCAGGATGCTTCTCCCTTTCCCAATTTTACTCTTAGAGAATTGTAAAGTTCCATCTCCTCTCCCCTTAACTTTAGCACTTCAAAATCGAGAAATATGTTGGGTAAAATACTCCTTTTAACTCTCCTTCTAAACTCCTCTAAAACTTGTTCCGTTACGTATATCGGCACTGTCAAGATAACCACCTCCAATAATTATAGAAAGCAGCAAAACTCTCCAACCAGCTCTGAACTGACTCAAAAGAACTCCTGTAAGGAAACCTGTTGTTAAACCTCTTCGTTCTGTCTTTAAGCTGGGAAAACAGGCTTTCAATGCTATTTCTCCTCCCAAACGTTTCATGTTGATACTTCAAACCAAGCCTTTTCAAAGCCCAGAGATACCAGAAACCCCTGTCAACGACTACTTCTGGCTTATCCTCACAGTATCTCAGCACTTCCTTTAAGGAAAACGTAGGCATGAAAGCTGCTCCTTCCATCAGAAGCCCAGATAAACAGTATCTCTCCAGTTTCCACGTCTCTCGATGACCAGACGAATATCTGCTTGTTTTCAAGCTTAAGCTTCGTCTCGTCTATCGCTATAAGCTTCCTCTCCTTTTTCTCTGGAAGCATTATAACCTTCTTAAGCTTGTGAAAGTAAATTCTTGCTGATTCATGGTTTATATCCTGAAATAGAGACATGAACTTGCTTGTTTTTCTTAAAGAGAGTCCAAAGAAGTATAATAAAGCTGATAGTATCTTAATTTTAACATCTTTTTTGTTTCTCCGAAAGACTTTTGTAGCTTCGATTTCCTCTATCAGCTGGTGGAGTGTGGGCAGCATAGGTTGTATTCTGGTTATTTATTTTTTCTTATTTTGACACCTCCACATATATCTTCTCGAAAACTACTTTTATGTGTAAATCTAATCTATTCACCTTTGCAAAGTTTGAAAGAACGGTGTTATCGATTAAAACCATTTGATAGCTCGACTTCAACCATTACATCTTCCCTACTTAGCATCCTTATCGGAA is part of the Ferroglobus placidus DSM 10642 genome and encodes:
- a CDS encoding DUF362 domain-containing protein; the protein is MMSRRTFLKSTLAILLSSCVTRKSESKIEERTITEFPKAKDSKVYVVKTENREYGVEKLLENFDLEGIKESRVAIKANYNSADPFPATTHLKTLSAIVDKLKELKAQVILAERSGMGETRRVLEEMGVISLAAKKEFDVVVLDDLKAEDWVREKFEGMNWKRGYLFPRVFKESAVVQTCCLKTHRFGGHFTLSLKNSVGMVAKFDPLDGYNYMAELHSSKNMRKMIAEINVSYQPEFVVLDAIKGFSTGGPETGSIIEPKLMIASRDRVAVDAVGVAILRIYGTTREVSKGSVFEQEQIARAVELNLGAKSPEDIELIPLNREAEEMCEKIEEMLKQV
- a CDS encoding class I SAM-dependent methyltransferase translates to MIDIKEEIRRYWDYRSRDYDLSPGHSGLPEVWKEVLAEIFEDKMRILDVGTGTGFLAVILAELGHEVVGIDISEEMLKVARRKAVDKGVRIDFRVGDAENLPFDDEEFDAAVCRHVLWTLPNPERAISEWKRVVKKGGKVVIIDGNWEHGILATLKRLLGKAGMVIFEGKLPKNNSYSKEVKKALPCYGSLTEEKVFELMKKAGLSRISIRDLTWIRKLILKNRPAYYRFAWSGKSYFLAEGVKEV
- a CDS encoding ArsR/SmtB family transcription factor; its protein translation is MDRSVPTCKSFNNQQVEEVLSKLPEDDLIVELAEFLEAFADSTRIKILLALTIGELCTCDLSSITGLSVSAISHQLRTLRDKKIVKYRRAGRNVYYSLDDEHVEAILKVAMEHIKERRK
- a CDS encoding metalloregulator ArsR/SmtB family transcription factor → MRVEELLELLANESRRRIIELLSRKPCYVSEISYSLRMAPKVVLEHLEKLEKAGIVKSFEEGRRRYYYIEKPLSLSITITPYRFVTNVSENTLSADEVFREIRELFEKKSTTVSDLIRKASEIERKITALQRSVSEFIDSVIERALSEISRTIESEMERMVALELLMGEERVESIAEKTGLPYSMVAKILEDFERRGLVERRVENGKTVYKLKMEVV
- a CDS encoding ABC transporter ATP-binding protein, which encodes MVVVEVKDVKFGYNSSEEILKGVSFKSNPGEITAVIGPNGAGKSTLLKIIAKILKPKSGTVLFDGKNLSREETTKIVSYLPQESSIPGILTVFEAVLLGRLPHLSWRVKREDLEITKNVLTELRLERYAERYTNQLSGGERQMVLIAQALVREPKVLLLDEPVSNLDMRNQLEILELIRRFSKEKEISTIVILHDLNLAAKYADKIVLLNNGSVRAYGGVKSVLRPEVLAEVYGVEVDIISSNDDSIRVFPIKPLSDFRGERIKVL
- a CDS encoding ABC transporter substrate-binding protein yields the protein MKKIGVFVLLLLVLASGCAQKEVKKVEERKSVIVEDLMGRKVEVKVPVERVVITFNVEEYVAVGGVDALKKIVGWSKYYWEGRRPTVWKTYIERYPWIDEIPDVGYPWKGTFSAEKVIELQPDVVIMSKEQYKYVKDDIAKLEKAGIPVVFIDYYRPFNISTHEKSTLILGKLLGKEERAKELIEHYKKEVEGVLKRLSEIEKTYERPKVLLLGKGWTSYGSKHYRGEMIEFAGGRNIASEVLEQSGEISPEYVLKENPDVVIFIGKKGWNVDLGYGIDRELAERMLEEQIKRPGWENLNAVKNKRVYAIHIYFVHGHIFDFVALQYFAKWFYPEEFKDLDPENSWKEFHEKFLPVDYSGTWAVKLE
- a CDS encoding DUF3368 domain-containing protein, yielding MTVPIYVTEQVLEEFRRRVKRSILPNIFLDFEVLKLRGEEMELYNSLRVKLGKGEASCLAIAKNRNMKFLTDDSDARKFANILGVPVSGTIGVLVRCIEKNIISKEGASQILKEMITKGYLFSDF
- a CDS encoding FecCD family ABC transporter permease; this translates as MSDVAEIYSKIVQKRFLFIFLFLILSSLISLVNLIVGPAKLSVLEILQSLTSPSKNTASVVVWEYRLPWTLMAILVGGALGLAGLQMQTILNNPLASPYTLGISSGAGFGAALAYVLGIHIIAVPSEFIVPINAFVFSFLTCMLILLIGKVRGFTSETLILGGIAISFMFQSLLALLEYYASEEALQAIVFWLFGSLTKASLLKAQIVAVVLVAVTILLLFRSWKITALRLGEEKAKSLGVDVESLRVEILLYVSILTSVAICFVGIIGFVGLVAPHIARILLGEDQRFLIVGSILCGGLILSAGAVVSKTIVPGAIFPIGIITSMLGIPFFLFLVLKGRREIW
- a CDS encoding IS1/IS1595 family N-terminal zinc-binding domain-containing protein: MMCPHCKSIKTVKMGCYYTKSGERRQRYKCKSCGRTFVLNPIKPRNYPEEFKEMVVRAVVKEGVGIRQASRIFKLSPNTVTAWVREFSKKRPEK
- a CDS encoding heavy metal translocating P-type ATPase, translated to MKRYKLKNLDCATCALEIEEELKKQDGVKFAAVNFATSELVVDAEDHEKVVETVKKVEQEVELESIEKEEELDVNKKREIGIILTSAILFAIGTIFNEQLHAIFPAEYVVLLTSYIIVGWKIIWKGITNLKNKVVFDENFLLTIATLGAIAIHELPEAVAVMLFFRVGEFLQDLAVDKSRRAIKALVEIKPTFANLKVNGEVRRVKPEEVKVGDLIVVKPGEKIPLDGVIVEGNSVVDTSALTGESKPRDVAVGDEVLSGMVNISGLIVVKVTRSFSESAVSKILKLVEEASSRKAKAERFITRFARYYTPAVIALAAVISTIPPIAFNEPFSPWIYRALVLLVISCPCALVVSIPLSYFASIGKAARIGVLVKGSNYVDRLTSTRIFAFDKTGTLTKGSFKVVGIVTKNGFKEEEVLKLAAIAEKNSNHPIAKSIVEAYGEVRAEVKSHKEIPGRGVVAELDGTKIAVGNDAMMHELNVEHECFRDETVVHVAVNGKYAGYIIVSDEPKEDAKKAIEELKKSGCKVVMVTGDSKRVAERIAKELGVDDFYAELMPWQKVEVIEELKKKYDSVAFVGDGINDAPVIARADVGIAMGAMGSDAAIEIADVVVMDDKPSKVSESLKLSKRTQRIVWQNITFALAVKGIFIALGSLGLATMWEAVFADVGVTLIAILNSMRLLR
- a CDS encoding IS1 family transposase, which gives rise to MELDEAWSFVKKKENEIWIWIALERNSRKIISYAIGDRSVDTFKKLWDGIGDEIKRKAIFYTDRWDAYNLIPYRQRIVRRGGTNHVERLFLTLRNDNPRFARKSIRFSKSSEMLENSFKLWIHYYNLSTL